The Actinomycetota bacterium genome contains the following window.
AACCACCCGACCAGACAAGGAGCTCCGACCATGAAGGCAATCGTGCAAGACACCTACGGGCCCACAGACGTGCTCCGGCTCGCCGAGATCGACAAGCCAGTCGTCGGCGCCGGCGACGTGCTGGTGCGGGTCCGCGCAGTTGCGCTCCACCCGGGCGACCACTTCATCCTGACCGGTACCCCCTACCTCGTGCGTCCGGCGTTCGGGCTACGCCGGCCGCGCCACGGCATCCCCGGCCGTGA
Protein-coding sequences here:
- a CDS encoding NAD(P)-dependent alcohol dehydrogenase — its product is MKAIVQDTYGPTDVLRLAEIDKPVVGAGDVLVRVRAVALHPGDHFILTGTPYLVRPAFGLRRPRHGIPGR